GTTGGACCCGGTGCCAGGAATCCTGTAAGTTGAACAcgtttgtttataaaaataatttcaataataataattaattgtatAGCAAAATGGTAACTACATCCCAGTGGGCGTGAAAGAAGGTGATCGTGTGCTGTTACCTGAATTCGGTGGCACTACAGTGGAGCTGGAAGATAAGAAAGAGTACATTCTTTTCCGTGAATCGGACATTCTTGCTAAATTGGAATAGAATTCTCGAATATGTTTACTATATTTGCTTGGTCGTTTTCATAATGTGAATAGTGCATGACCTTTTGTTTGAGATAAGaggttcaaaattttgtttcttagtTTGTAAATTCCATTTACTATGATGTAGACTAGTTTACAAAATGTTCGCACATTATTAGTGTGTTCATGTAAACGTGTTGTGTggtttgaaaagaaaataaaacggTTTTACGCTTTGTTtctggaaatatatttttatttaaattttaaaacatggtACGTCAACTAATCATTCTAAACACTAGCTATTAATCTAACTTTAAGTTAGCCAAGCCATAAACTTGGTTCATTACTGATCGCTCTTTTAGGCCTGGTAATGAATCGACAACAGCACGCTCTCTGGACAATTTAACTAACGATTCGAATGACTTTGGTTCCCAAATAGCTAGATCGGCTAAGGCTTTTctgtaaataataaaagagtTGAGTATGTTTACAATTTCCTATACAAGAAGCCATTTTGCAGATATATActtgtttaataaaatgttgtttCGCGAAAGTGTCTCCTTGAATGTTTCAAGAGTGATTCCATATTGTTCACAACCCGCTTGCACACGTTTAT
This genomic stretch from Bactrocera dorsalis isolate Fly_Bdor chromosome 5, ASM2337382v1, whole genome shotgun sequence harbors:
- the LOC105223782 gene encoding 10 kDa heat shock protein, mitochondrial, whose product is MAQAIKRILPTLDRILIQRAEAITTTKGGIVLPEKSVGKVLQGTVVAVGPGARNPQNGNYIPVGVKEGDRVLLPEFGGTTVELEDKKEYILFRESDILAKLE
- the LOC105223781 gene encoding 39S ribosomal protein L20, mitochondrial, which codes for MVSPTLALFVRSKGPDEFWRKRRIFKLAAHFRGRKRNCYSVAVRYVHRALVYATKGRKLKKMDMAELWNKRVQAGCEQYGITLETFKETLSRNNILLNKKALADLAIWEPKSFESLVKLSRERAVVDSLPGLKERSVMNQVYGLANLKLD